Proteins encoded together in one Chiloscyllium plagiosum isolate BGI_BamShark_2017 chromosome 3, ASM401019v2, whole genome shotgun sequence window:
- the cln8 gene encoding protein CLN8: MITSVDQMNSIHKVDTSGNIFDMNYSSWNVRCILIAAGFLFYFTVFILSHGLSLVLSVTYCTLPAKEKVFWNLAVTRGVFGIQSLVAGLWALLKDSELHADKILGQRNWCWFTILIAIGFFMLENAALHGSNAIFKTFDVALAVHHFFAISGFATNLIWDNIGHYLPMMILLLEMSTPFTCISWILLKAGFAHILLWKLNQWLMIHLFHCRMILTYHIWWVCWQNLEMIKLHVPVPQAVLFFSGLFLLTFIINPHWTRKKTMQLFNPVDWNFAKENSKRANGEMKILKKTM; this comes from the exons ATGATCACTTCAGTTGACCAGATGAATTCCATCCACAAGGTCGACACGTCAGGAAACATTTTTGACATGAATTATTCTTCTTGGAATGTACGTTGCATTCTGATAGCTGCTGGTTTTCTATTCTATTTCACCGTATTCATTCTTTCACATGGATTAAGCCTTGTATTGTCTGTTACCTACTGTACTCTGCCAGCAAAAGAGAAGGTCTTCTGGAATCTTGCTGTTACTCGTGGTGTTTTTGGAATTCAGAGCTTGGTAGCTGGTCTTTGGGCTCTCCTTAAAGATTCAGAATTGCATGCTGACAAAATTTTGGGTCAACGGAACTGGTGTTGGTTTACTATCTTAATAGCAATTGGCTTCTTTATGTTGGAGAATGCAGCTCTTCATGGATCCAAtgcaattttcaaaacatttgatgTAGCACTGGCTGTCCACCACTTTTTTGCCATTTCTGGTTTTGCCACCAATTTGATATGGGACAATATAGGTCATTATTTGCCCATGATGATATTGTTATTGGAGATGAGCACTCCATTCACTTGCATTTCTTGGATCTTATTGAAG GCTGGATTTGCACATATCCTCCTCTGGAAATTAAACCAATGGCTCATGATCCACCTCTTCCACTGTCGTATGATCCTCACCTACCACATATGGTGGGTGTGCTGGCAGAATTTGGAAATGATCAAACTTCATGTACCAGTCCCACAGGCAGTGCTGTTCTTTTCTGGACTTTTTCTCCTGACCTTTATAATCAATCCTCATTGGACACGTAAGAAAACAATGCAGCTTTTTAACCCAGTTGACTGGAATTTTGCGAAGGAGAACAGCAAGAGGGCGAATGGTGAAATGAAGATTTTGAAGAAAACAATGTGA